In one Bacteroidales bacterium genomic region, the following are encoded:
- the tilS gene encoding tRNA lysidine(34) synthetase TilS encodes MKTMHASKPEDQFTERLKAFAEENRFFTSHSKVLLAVSGGIDSMVMAHAMHCLGRVQGIAHCNFQLRGKESDDDEAFVREWANQHGIPFHLQRFETERHALLQGISLQMAARELRYGWFKELCRQYGYTQVAMAHHLDDQAETFFINLARGSGIKGLAGMPAMQDVFIRPLLFTNRAEIEEYARRNGISWREDSSNPTEKYLRNKIRHRLIPLFESIYPGATENLLQAMKKLGNSYQICSRRLGEFINDVADIEKGMTRISISRLNQWPDAKNLLTEYLAPFHFHPDIIDAVYANLNAQSGKTFCSSSHRITKDRENLYIEKIQEPADEEYEIEEGIRSLTFPVNMKIISFPRPRGYLLPDSPLVASLDYDKIQFPLVLRKWKTGDAFIPLGMKGRKKISDFFTDKKIPVPLKKRIWLLTSAGEIVWVIGYRIDHRYRITEKTRNILYIEYFPPE; translated from the coding sequence GTGAAAACGATGCACGCCTCAAAACCGGAAGACCAGTTTACTGAGCGGCTGAAGGCTTTTGCCGAAGAGAACCGTTTCTTCACAAGCCATTCGAAAGTGCTTCTGGCCGTGAGCGGAGGAATTGATTCGATGGTCATGGCCCATGCCATGCATTGTCTGGGGAGGGTCCAGGGAATTGCCCACTGCAATTTTCAGTTGCGTGGCAAAGAATCAGATGATGATGAGGCATTTGTCAGAGAATGGGCCAACCAACACGGGATTCCCTTTCACCTTCAACGTTTCGAAACGGAACGCCATGCACTTCTGCAGGGAATTTCCCTGCAAATGGCAGCACGTGAACTGCGTTACGGATGGTTTAAAGAGCTGTGCAGGCAGTATGGTTATACGCAGGTTGCCATGGCCCATCACCTGGATGACCAGGCCGAAACCTTTTTTATCAACCTGGCCCGGGGCTCAGGCATTAAAGGCCTGGCAGGAATGCCCGCCATGCAGGACGTATTCATCCGTCCTCTTCTTTTTACCAACAGAGCCGAAATTGAAGAATATGCCAGGCGCAACGGCATAAGCTGGAGGGAAGACTCTTCCAATCCAACCGAAAAGTATTTGCGGAACAAAATACGTCACCGCCTGATCCCCCTGTTCGAATCCATCTATCCCGGTGCCACTGAAAACCTGCTCCAGGCTATGAAAAAGCTTGGAAACAGCTACCAGATCTGTTCCCGACGACTTGGGGAGTTCATAAACGACGTTGCTGACATTGAAAAAGGGATGACCCGCATCAGCATATCCCGGCTGAACCAGTGGCCCGACGCCAAAAATCTGCTCACGGAATACCTGGCTCCCTTCCATTTTCATCCCGATATAATTGATGCGGTTTACGCAAATCTGAACGCACAATCAGGAAAGACCTTCTGCTCATCATCCCACAGGATCACCAAGGACCGGGAAAACCTGTACATAGAGAAAATACAGGAACCTGCCGACGAAGAATACGAAATTGAAGAAGGAATTCGCTCGCTGACATTCCCCGTGAATATGAAAATCATTTCCTTCCCCAGACCGCGCGGGTATCTTCTGCCTGATTCTCCTCTGGTGGCTTCACTCGATTACGATAAAATTCAGTTTCCGCTGGTCTTGAGGAAATGGAAAACCGGTGATGCTTTTATTCCACTGGGAATGAAAGGAAGAAAAAAAATCAGCGACTTTTTTACCGATAAAAAGATACCTGTTCCGTTAAAAAAGCGAATCTGGCTCCTGACCTCAGCGGGCGAAATTGTCTGGGTCATCGGGTATCGCATCGATCATCGCTACCGGATAACTGAAAAAACCAGGAACATCCTGTACATTGAATATTTCCCTCCCGAATAA